A region of Pseudarthrobacter sp. NIBRBAC000502770 DNA encodes the following proteins:
- a CDS encoding sensor histidine kinase, producing MPATPLPQPPEVRGGIPKRGPLNALENASSAAILRVLRVTLHTGFALLLAVGLVRMLMSGGALRWVWAAAAVVLAALYLAGTVLEKRHAEGRTVVDPRRYSVLWLGLVTALWAFLLAGSADFAWLAFPIFFLHLHLLPRRGALLAIGLMTAAVIGSQWAASGSPVPHAAAVVGPVLGAIFSVITGLAYAALYREAENQRRAADELRRTREELARSQHEAGVLAERERLAREIHDTLAQGLSSIVLLGRAAGQSLTEGDSATAAARLALVQQTAADNLSEARSFVRGLSSPQLEGTTLVEALDRLCGRTETDAAAAGVSLRCRLEVDGEPQDLPQPARVALLRAAQASLANVREHARASTAVVSVAFLGNEVTMDVYDDGRGFDPGAAGGAAGAADGSGFGLRSLRERVAALNGTLAVESAPGEGTVVAIRLPVEEP from the coding sequence ATGCCTGCCACGCCCCTGCCGCAACCACCGGAAGTGCGCGGCGGTATCCCCAAACGTGGACCATTGAACGCCCTGGAAAACGCGTCGTCGGCGGCAATCCTGCGGGTCCTGCGGGTCACACTACACACGGGGTTCGCGCTGCTGCTGGCCGTCGGCCTGGTCCGGATGCTGATGTCGGGAGGCGCCCTTCGCTGGGTGTGGGCCGCCGCCGCCGTCGTTCTTGCTGCCCTTTACCTGGCCGGCACGGTCCTGGAAAAGCGCCATGCCGAGGGACGGACCGTGGTGGATCCCCGCCGGTACAGCGTGCTGTGGCTCGGCCTTGTGACGGCCTTGTGGGCGTTCCTGCTCGCCGGCAGCGCCGACTTCGCCTGGCTTGCTTTCCCCATCTTTTTCCTGCACCTTCATTTGCTCCCGCGGCGTGGCGCACTCCTGGCCATCGGGCTGATGACGGCGGCGGTGATCGGCTCCCAATGGGCCGCCAGCGGCTCCCCGGTTCCACACGCGGCGGCGGTGGTGGGGCCTGTCCTGGGTGCAATTTTTTCCGTGATTACCGGCCTGGCTTACGCGGCCCTTTACCGCGAGGCCGAAAACCAGCGGCGCGCAGCCGATGAACTGCGGCGGACGCGTGAGGAGCTGGCCCGGTCCCAGCATGAGGCCGGGGTGCTCGCCGAGCGGGAGCGGCTGGCCCGGGAAATCCACGACACGCTGGCGCAGGGCCTGTCCAGCATCGTGCTGCTGGGGCGGGCCGCCGGGCAGTCGCTGACGGAGGGTGACTCCGCCACTGCTGCCGCCCGGCTGGCATTGGTGCAGCAGACCGCGGCGGACAACCTGTCCGAGGCCCGCAGCTTTGTCCGTGGACTGTCTTCACCCCAGCTGGAGGGGACCACGCTGGTGGAGGCCCTGGACAGGTTGTGCGGCAGGACCGAGACCGACGCTGCGGCTGCGGGGGTATCCCTGCGCTGTCGGCTGGAGGTGGATGGGGAACCGCAGGACCTGCCCCAGCCTGCCCGCGTGGCCCTGCTGCGCGCCGCGCAGGCGAGCCTTGCGAACGTCCGCGAACACGCCCGGGCAAGTACCGCCGTCGTCAGCGTTGCCTTCCTGGGCAACGAGGTGACCATGGACGTGTACGACGACGGCCGGGGCTTCGATCCCGGGGCTGCGGGTGGTGCCGCGGGCGCAGCGGACGGCAGCGGCTTCGGGCTGCGCTCGCTGCGGGAACGCGTGGCCGCCCTGAACGGGACCCTGGCGGTGGAATCGGCGCCGGGCGAGGGCACGGTTGTGGCCATCCGGCTCCCGGTGGAGGAACCGTGA
- a CDS encoding ABC transporter permease: MFLAIRDIRFAKGRFAMMGGVVALITLLLVMLSGLTAGLAEQSTSAIARLGATAARPVDAIAFGAPGSGSPKASYTESSVTAAQVDSWQSRPGVHSAEPLGITQTRAQTADGSGTANVAVFGVSPGSPLAPVEVSAGTAAVGASVAEALAVGQGDKVSLGGVELSVAAVVPDQWYAHTSVVWTALPAWGKAAHVSDAGQLATVVAVTYADGATVDEAAANGAAHTVSESRTGSFQALGSFKSENGSLTLMQAFLYGISALVIVAFLSVWTIQRTRDIAVLKAMGAPSSYILRDAMTQAAIVLLAGAGVGGAVGVGAGLFAAQAAPFQLNLATSVVPVVGIVALGLAGAALAVRRVTKVDALLALGGN; this comes from the coding sequence GTGTTCCTGGCAATCCGCGATATCCGCTTCGCCAAAGGCCGGTTCGCCATGATGGGCGGCGTCGTAGCCCTGATCACCCTGTTGCTGGTCATGCTGTCCGGCCTGACGGCCGGGCTCGCCGAGCAATCCACCTCCGCCATCGCCAGGCTGGGGGCAACTGCCGCGAGGCCGGTGGACGCCATCGCCTTCGGCGCCCCCGGTTCAGGCTCACCCAAGGCGTCCTATACCGAGAGCTCCGTGACCGCCGCCCAGGTGGACAGCTGGCAAAGCCGGCCGGGTGTCCATTCCGCCGAGCCGCTGGGCATTACGCAGACGCGGGCGCAGACGGCTGATGGTTCGGGGACGGCGAATGTGGCCGTCTTCGGCGTCTCGCCGGGCAGCCCTTTGGCGCCTGTGGAGGTGTCCGCCGGCACGGCCGCGGTGGGCGCCTCAGTGGCGGAAGCCCTGGCGGTGGGCCAGGGGGACAAGGTGTCCCTGGGCGGCGTGGAGCTGTCCGTCGCCGCCGTGGTGCCGGACCAGTGGTACGCGCACACTAGCGTGGTGTGGACGGCCCTGCCGGCATGGGGCAAGGCTGCGCACGTGTCCGACGCCGGACAGCTGGCCACGGTCGTCGCCGTCACCTACGCGGACGGGGCCACGGTGGATGAGGCCGCAGCGAACGGCGCGGCACACACGGTGAGCGAATCCCGCACGGGATCTTTCCAGGCCCTGGGCTCCTTCAAGAGCGAGAACGGGTCGCTGACGCTGATGCAGGCATTCCTGTACGGCATCTCGGCACTGGTGATCGTGGCCTTCCTGAGCGTCTGGACCATCCAGCGCACCAGGGACATCGCTGTGCTGAAAGCCATGGGCGCACCCAGTTCCTACATCCTTCGCGACGCCATGACCCAGGCCGCCATCGTGCTGCTGGCAGGCGCCGGAGTCGGCGGAGCCGTGGGTGTTGGCGCCGGCTTGTTCGCTGCCCAGGCAGCCCCCTTCCAGCTGAACCTGGCCACCTCGGTGGTTCCCGTCGTCGGGATCGTTGCCCTGGGCCTGGCAGGTGCGGCACTGGCCGTCCGGCGCGTCACCAAGGTCGATGCGCTCCTGGCGCTCGGCGGAAACTAA
- a CDS encoding ABC transporter ATP-binding protein: MTTTAPLTLVNVTLEYPDGGGTTTALDRVSLTAEAGQLVALVGPSGSGKSSLLAAAATLVRPTSGQVIIDGTDTMGLGDKELTALRRGEVGIIFQQPNLLPSLTAVEQLVISDHLRGKSAKAATARAAELLDVVGLSASAGKLPHQLSGGQRQRVNIARALMGSPRVLLVDEPTAALDHERSASIIALLRQVTNEFSVATVMVTHDTEFVPLTDVVATMRDGKLTTPVLAGA, from the coding sequence ATGACCACAACCGCTCCCCTGACCCTGGTCAACGTCACCCTCGAATATCCCGACGGCGGCGGCACCACCACCGCCCTGGACCGTGTCAGCCTCACCGCGGAAGCCGGCCAACTCGTGGCACTCGTGGGCCCCTCGGGGTCCGGTAAGTCCAGCCTGCTGGCCGCCGCCGCCACCCTGGTCCGCCCCACAAGCGGCCAAGTCATTATCGACGGCACCGACACCATGGGCCTGGGCGACAAGGAACTGACAGCCCTGCGGCGCGGGGAAGTGGGCATCATCTTCCAGCAGCCCAACCTGCTCCCGTCGCTCACCGCCGTCGAACAGCTCGTCATCAGCGACCACCTGCGCGGAAAGTCCGCCAAGGCCGCCACGGCGCGGGCCGCCGAACTGCTGGACGTCGTCGGGCTGTCCGCCAGTGCGGGGAAACTTCCGCACCAGCTCTCCGGCGGCCAGCGCCAGCGCGTGAACATCGCGCGGGCACTGATGGGCAGCCCCAGGGTGCTGCTGGTGGACGAGCCGACGGCGGCACTGGACCACGAACGGAGCGCCTCCATCATCGCCCTCCTGCGGCAGGTGACCAACGAATTCTCGGTGGCAACGGTGATGGTCACCCATGACACCGAGTTCGTGCCGCTGACCGACGTGGTGGCCACCATGCGGGACGGCAAACTGACAACCCCGGTCCTGGCAGGCGCCTAG
- a CDS encoding GDSL-type esterase/lipase family protein: MTKVESVHAHWAGAFDVVQDVEGWQEFRRLDTELLMPPFTDGLADMAQMTAGIRATWTASSGRLTLKAEGTADCSPIDVLVDGKLAHRIPAAGRLSHTLELGTLPAGAKVQLWLPQFGRVRVLHASLQGEDVQSVQEPGKRWLAYGSSITHCREAAGPSETWPALVARKLGWVLQSLGFAGECQLDPAAARTIQRLPADVISLCLGINSYNAAAFSLRSYASQVLGFISNILTAHPDVPLVVITPVLSLPREATPNAVGATLADYREATAGVVAHLQRRSGEARIHLVDGGAVLTEAEALAHMPDTLHPDNVGYRLMAERLGPRLAAAAANGPKD, from the coding sequence ATGACGAAAGTGGAATCAGTGCACGCGCACTGGGCGGGGGCTTTCGACGTCGTCCAGGACGTGGAGGGCTGGCAGGAGTTCAGGCGGCTTGACACCGAACTGCTGATGCCGCCCTTCACTGACGGGCTTGCGGACATGGCACAGATGACGGCCGGTATCCGGGCCACGTGGACGGCTTCGTCCGGCAGGCTGACCCTCAAGGCGGAAGGTACCGCGGACTGCTCTCCCATTGATGTGCTGGTTGACGGCAAACTGGCCCACCGGATCCCCGCTGCCGGGCGGCTGAGCCACACGCTGGAGTTGGGAACGCTGCCGGCCGGCGCCAAGGTGCAACTGTGGCTCCCGCAGTTCGGCCGGGTCAGGGTGCTCCACGCATCCCTGCAAGGCGAGGATGTCCAGTCGGTGCAAGAGCCAGGCAAGCGGTGGCTGGCCTACGGAAGCTCCATCACCCACTGCCGGGAGGCGGCCGGTCCTTCCGAGACCTGGCCGGCGCTGGTGGCCCGGAAGCTCGGGTGGGTACTGCAGTCGCTGGGTTTTGCCGGCGAATGCCAGCTGGACCCGGCTGCAGCAAGGACCATTCAGCGACTCCCTGCGGACGTCATCTCCCTGTGCTTGGGCATCAACTCCTACAACGCAGCGGCGTTCTCGTTGCGGAGCTATGCCAGCCAGGTGCTGGGGTTCATCTCGAACATCCTGACCGCCCATCCGGACGTTCCACTGGTGGTGATCACGCCGGTCCTGTCGCTTCCGCGTGAAGCTACTCCCAATGCGGTCGGTGCCACCCTGGCCGACTACCGGGAGGCCACAGCCGGAGTGGTCGCCCACCTGCAGCGGCGTTCCGGGGAAGCACGGATCCACCTGGTGGACGGCGGGGCGGTGCTGACGGAAGCCGAGGCGCTGGCCCACATGCCGGACACCCTCCATCCGGACAATGTAGGGTACCGGCTTATGGCCGAAAGGCTGGGCCCGCGCCTTGCCGCCGCGGCAGCCAACGGCCCGAAGGACTAG
- a CDS encoding exo-alpha-sialidase translates to MTSYVFPEWPIAVPAVERILATRGRGGYRQYRIPALAVTTRGTLLAAYDGRPNLDDLPSPIDLLLRRSNDNGETWSAQEVVRRGTGLEGFGDPSLLVDAGTGRIFLFHAAGTRAGFFESTAGMAAEDESVQHCDLSWSDDDGVTWQHRRLTAELKGSTPAGQDITGMFAAAGQGIQVHTGPFQGRLVQQFVVLCDGAIMAASAYSDNHGDNWTFGELIGATTHGAAPNENKVAARGDGSLLLHSRATPRRLAATSSNGGQSWSTLVPVEDLPDPSDNGSLTRFDGLPSVPRLATPETDPWLLATNNQDTSLRRNTVLSLSPDNGRTWPARLVLCAGSSAYSTATRLPDGNIGVLYERQGYREIVFASIPAGQLTDQLPASQTPPGNKELNAGLTFNMELRSVTPGLPSEWQNLGEFHVLAADCGDWGPASKEIGQGYSAGQAQVLGTREAQDLNYGPIIPGYKAGDILAFTGRARNDGDTTVTQVRLAGPGAGDFPAADLPPGGEALYFTPSYTVTAEDAGRDILELEFSVEGMCAASPVRRRRTFRFDITTGCVSPEDPLQPARTSA, encoded by the coding sequence GTGACGTCCTACGTTTTTCCTGAATGGCCCATTGCCGTGCCGGCTGTGGAGCGTATCCTCGCCACCCGCGGCCGTGGTGGATACCGCCAGTACCGCATCCCTGCGCTCGCCGTCACCACCAGGGGAACGCTCCTGGCCGCCTACGACGGCAGGCCGAACCTGGACGACCTGCCGAGCCCCATCGATCTGCTGCTCCGCCGCAGCAACGACAACGGTGAGACGTGGAGTGCGCAGGAAGTGGTGCGCCGCGGCACCGGCCTGGAAGGTTTCGGCGACCCCAGCCTGCTGGTCGACGCCGGGACCGGGCGGATCTTCCTTTTCCACGCCGCCGGAACACGCGCCGGGTTCTTCGAATCGACAGCAGGAATGGCCGCGGAGGACGAGTCCGTCCAGCACTGCGACCTGAGCTGGTCCGACGATGACGGCGTGACCTGGCAGCACCGGCGCCTCACCGCCGAGTTGAAGGGCAGCACCCCCGCAGGCCAGGACATCACAGGCATGTTCGCCGCGGCCGGCCAGGGAATCCAAGTCCATACGGGGCCGTTCCAAGGCCGGCTGGTGCAGCAGTTCGTGGTCCTGTGCGACGGCGCGATCATGGCAGCCTCGGCCTACAGCGACAACCACGGAGACAACTGGACGTTCGGGGAGCTCATCGGCGCCACTACCCATGGCGCCGCCCCGAACGAGAACAAAGTGGCAGCCCGGGGCGACGGAAGCCTGCTCCTGCACAGCCGCGCCACGCCGCGGCGGCTGGCTGCCACGTCCAGCAACGGCGGCCAGAGCTGGAGCACCCTGGTTCCAGTCGAGGACCTCCCGGACCCGAGCGATAACGGCTCCCTAACCCGCTTTGACGGCCTCCCTTCCGTGCCCCGCCTTGCCACGCCGGAGACGGACCCTTGGCTGCTGGCCACCAACAACCAGGACACCAGCCTGCGGCGGAACACGGTCTTGAGCCTCTCACCGGACAACGGCCGGACCTGGCCGGCACGGCTGGTCCTGTGCGCGGGCAGTTCCGCCTACTCCACAGCCACCCGGCTGCCGGACGGCAACATCGGTGTCCTGTACGAGCGCCAGGGGTACCGGGAGATTGTGTTCGCCTCCATCCCGGCAGGGCAACTGACGGACCAGTTGCCGGCGTCCCAGACCCCACCCGGCAACAAGGAACTGAACGCCGGCCTCACTTTCAACATGGAACTGCGGTCCGTCACACCGGGCCTGCCGTCCGAGTGGCAGAACCTTGGCGAATTCCATGTCTTGGCGGCCGATTGCGGCGACTGGGGCCCGGCGTCCAAGGAGATCGGCCAGGGCTACTCCGCCGGGCAGGCCCAGGTCCTGGGCACCCGGGAGGCGCAGGACCTCAACTACGGCCCCATCATTCCCGGGTACAAGGCCGGGGACATCCTTGCTTTCACGGGCAGGGCAAGGAACGACGGCGACACAACGGTCACGCAGGTCCGTCTCGCCGGGCCCGGAGCCGGCGATTTTCCGGCGGCCGACCTGCCGCCGGGCGGGGAGGCGCTCTACTTCACGCCCTCATACACCGTGACGGCAGAGGATGCCGGGCGGGACATCCTGGAACTCGAGTTTTCGGTTGAAGGGATGTGCGCTGCCTCGCCGGTACGTCGACGCAGGACGTTCCGGTTCGATATCACCACCGGCTGCGTCAGCCCGGAAGATCCCCTTCAACCAGCGCGCACATCTGCCTGA
- a CDS encoding DUF4862 family protein has product MSLIVGAYAAHPDELRQQFYQALAGVPSVRGLELPYGPYGGVCWPVGAPGNWSAVVTAIPGTMQRLKASPTFGLASGDAAGRTEALHFVAGIHALVLQLKNEGREVEAVELHSAPYPGADPSRFAESLKQVLEWEWGATRLLVEHCDAPRPGGTPEKGFLPFGEEVDVLRSLREQAGGRVGLVINWARSVIETRDPDTAVEHIANAREAGVLAGLIFSGCSPEETEFGYPWIDAHLPPVEVEGAPSSSLLNRAEISRCNKAAGNVPMHGFKIGLPRQGLSVEERVERLRQMCALVEGDLPG; this is encoded by the coding sequence ATGTCCCTGATCGTCGGTGCCTACGCTGCCCACCCTGACGAATTGCGGCAGCAGTTCTATCAAGCGCTCGCCGGAGTACCTTCCGTCCGCGGATTGGAACTTCCCTATGGGCCATACGGTGGAGTCTGCTGGCCCGTCGGCGCTCCGGGCAACTGGTCCGCTGTGGTTACCGCCATTCCCGGCACCATGCAGCGGCTCAAGGCGTCGCCAACGTTCGGACTTGCGTCCGGCGATGCCGCGGGCAGGACGGAAGCGCTGCACTTCGTCGCGGGAATCCACGCGTTGGTGCTTCAGTTGAAGAACGAGGGCCGGGAGGTGGAGGCCGTCGAGCTGCACTCCGCCCCGTACCCCGGCGCTGACCCGTCAAGGTTCGCGGAGTCCCTGAAGCAGGTCCTCGAATGGGAGTGGGGAGCCACCAGGCTGCTGGTGGAGCACTGTGATGCGCCCCGGCCCGGAGGCACGCCCGAGAAGGGTTTCCTGCCGTTCGGCGAGGAAGTGGACGTGCTCCGCTCGCTCCGGGAACAGGCGGGTGGCCGGGTGGGACTCGTTATCAACTGGGCACGGTCGGTCATCGAAACCCGGGACCCGGACACCGCCGTGGAGCACATCGCGAACGCCCGCGAGGCAGGGGTTCTGGCGGGGCTGATCTTCTCCGGGTGTTCCCCGGAGGAGACGGAATTTGGTTATCCCTGGATAGATGCCCACCTCCCGCCTGTGGAAGTTGAAGGGGCGCCGTCCAGCTCCCTGCTGAACCGTGCGGAAATTAGCCGCTGCAACAAGGCCGCAGGGAACGTACCCATGCATGGGTTCAAGATCGGCCTGCCCCGCCAGGGGCTCTCCGTCGAGGAAAGGGTGGAGCGGCTCAGGCAGATGTGCGCGCTGGTTGAAGGGGATCTTCCGGGCTGA
- a CDS encoding ABC transporter substrate-binding protein → MNNIKNLPLVNDASRRNFLKLGGAMGLAAAFASSLAACGGPAATTTGAAENTAPINKDLIIEAGISYALSTGFDPISSSGATPMAANLHVFEGLIELHPATREPYNALAASDPKMVNATTYQVAIRDGAVFHNGSPVTAEDVVFSFTRVMDPANKSLFSQFIPFIQEVKALDAKTVEFTLKYAFPGFGPRISVVKVVPKALTNFPAGSDQLKSFDAKPVGTGPYKLISAVKDDKIVFEANQAYNGPMPALAKGMTWLLLSDAAARVTAMQSGRVQAIEDVPYLDMQGLKSAATVESVQSFGLLFMMFNCNAAPFNNKKVRQALHYGLDKDSIIKKALFGNAKPASSYFQEGHPDYVKAKNVYGYDAQKAADLLKEAGVTNLEFELLTTDTAWVKDVAPLMLESWNKIPGVKVTLKNLQSGALYTDRVAKGDYTVVAAPGDPSVFGNDADLLLSWFYAGDTWMKNRAFWGATPERAQLVDLMSKAGQATKEDAKKLTGQIVDLVSEEVPLYPLFHRQLPSAWDAKKLSGFKPLPTTGVSFVGVGRTA, encoded by the coding sequence ATGAACAACATCAAGAACCTGCCGCTGGTCAATGACGCCAGTCGCCGGAACTTCCTGAAGCTCGGCGGGGCCATGGGCCTGGCCGCAGCCTTCGCCAGCTCCCTGGCCGCGTGCGGCGGACCCGCCGCGACCACCACGGGGGCAGCTGAAAACACGGCGCCGATCAATAAGGACCTCATCATCGAGGCCGGGATCTCCTACGCCCTCTCCACCGGCTTCGACCCCATCTCGTCCTCCGGCGCAACCCCCATGGCCGCGAACCTGCACGTCTTTGAGGGCCTGATCGAGCTGCACCCAGCCACACGGGAGCCCTACAACGCCCTTGCCGCTTCCGATCCCAAGATGGTAAATGCCACTACCTACCAGGTGGCCATCAGGGACGGCGCGGTGTTCCACAACGGCTCCCCCGTTACCGCCGAGGACGTGGTGTTCTCCTTCACCCGGGTAATGGACCCGGCCAACAAGTCGCTGTTCTCGCAGTTCATTCCGTTCATCCAGGAGGTCAAGGCGCTCGACGCCAAGACCGTGGAGTTCACCCTTAAGTACGCCTTCCCAGGCTTCGGTCCGCGCATCTCCGTGGTGAAGGTGGTACCCAAGGCACTGACCAACTTCCCGGCGGGCTCGGACCAGCTGAAGTCCTTCGACGCCAAGCCCGTGGGCACCGGACCCTACAAGCTGATCTCCGCAGTCAAAGACGACAAGATCGTCTTCGAGGCCAACCAGGCCTACAACGGACCCATGCCGGCACTGGCTAAGGGCATGACCTGGCTGCTGCTCTCCGATGCCGCCGCCCGTGTCACCGCCATGCAGTCAGGCCGCGTCCAGGCCATTGAGGACGTCCCCTACCTGGACATGCAGGGCCTGAAGTCCGCAGCCACCGTTGAATCGGTGCAGTCCTTCGGCCTGCTGTTCATGATGTTCAACTGCAACGCTGCGCCCTTCAACAACAAGAAGGTCCGCCAGGCCCTGCACTACGGCCTGGACAAGGACTCCATCATCAAGAAAGCCCTGTTTGGCAATGCCAAGCCGGCCAGCTCCTACTTCCAGGAAGGCCACCCGGATTACGTCAAGGCCAAGAATGTGTACGGCTATGACGCCCAGAAGGCAGCGGACCTCCTCAAGGAAGCCGGCGTCACCAACCTGGAGTTCGAACTGCTCACCACGGACACGGCCTGGGTCAAGGACGTGGCGCCCCTGATGCTCGAATCCTGGAATAAGATCCCCGGCGTCAAGGTCACCCTCAAGAACCTGCAGTCCGGCGCCCTTTACACGGACCGCGTGGCCAAGGGCGACTACACAGTTGTTGCCGCACCGGGTGATCCCTCGGTGTTCGGCAACGACGCGGACCTGCTGCTGAGCTGGTTCTACGCCGGCGACACCTGGATGAAGAACCGCGCCTTCTGGGGTGCAACCCCGGAGCGCGCCCAGCTGGTGGACCTGATGTCCAAGGCGGGCCAGGCCACCAAGGAAGACGCCAAGAAGCTGACCGGCCAGATCGTGGACCTGGTGTCCGAAGAGGTTCCGCTGTATCCCCTGTTCCACCGCCAGCTTCCCAGCGCCTGGGATGCAAAGAAACTGAGCGGCTTCAAGCCCCTTCCCACCACCGGAGTGTCCTTCGTTGGTGTGGGCCGCACCGCCTAG
- a CDS encoding ABC transporter permease: protein MSTILRLLGRRLAALPLMVLGITLLVFLVLQAAPGDQASSALGEGASEEAKEQYRQANGLNDPLLLQYVRFLGKLLQFDLGVTTPPAKSVASMIGSAFPLTLQLTFLGVIIAVVVSLVFGIIGALYRDKWQDQLVRVFSIAAVATPSFWLGILLIQWFALGPAAMFPSGGIATPESGFGGWLNSMALPALALGIPVSASLIRVVRTSMVEELDRDYVRTAIGNGVPYREVVSKNVLRNALVTPVTVLGLRIGYLLGGAVVIEMIFALPGMGQLILNGITNLDVNLVQGVVLTISVTFVLVNIAVDLLYLLINPRIRTV from the coding sequence TTGAGCACCATATTGCGACTGCTGGGCCGACGGCTCGCAGCCCTGCCGCTGATGGTCCTGGGCATCACCCTGCTGGTGTTCCTGGTCCTGCAGGCAGCCCCCGGAGACCAGGCAAGCAGCGCCCTGGGCGAGGGTGCCAGCGAGGAAGCCAAGGAACAGTACCGCCAGGCGAACGGCCTTAACGATCCGCTGCTGCTGCAGTATGTGCGGTTCCTGGGCAAGCTCCTCCAGTTTGACCTGGGCGTCACCACGCCCCCGGCCAAATCCGTGGCGAGCATGATCGGCTCGGCGTTCCCCTTGACGCTGCAGCTGACCTTCCTGGGCGTCATCATCGCCGTTGTGGTCTCCTTGGTGTTCGGCATCATCGGCGCCTTGTACCGGGATAAATGGCAGGACCAGCTGGTCCGTGTCTTCTCGATCGCCGCGGTGGCAACGCCGTCGTTCTGGCTGGGCATCCTGCTGATCCAGTGGTTCGCACTGGGACCGGCAGCGATGTTCCCGTCCGGCGGCATTGCCACCCCGGAGTCCGGCTTCGGCGGGTGGCTGAACTCCATGGCACTGCCCGCCCTGGCCCTCGGCATCCCGGTCTCTGCGTCCCTCATCCGGGTGGTCCGCACCTCCATGGTGGAAGAGCTGGACCGGGACTACGTCCGCACGGCCATCGGCAACGGTGTGCCGTACCGCGAGGTGGTCTCCAAGAACGTGCTCCGCAACGCCCTGGTCACTCCGGTGACCGTGCTGGGACTGCGGATCGGCTACCTGCTGGGCGGCGCCGTCGTGATTGAAATGATCTTCGCCTTGCCCGGCATGGGACAGCTGATCCTCAACGGCATCACCAACCTGGACGTAAACCTGGTGCAGGGCGTGGTCCTGACCATCTCCGTCACCTTCGTCCTGGTGAATATCGCCGTGGACCTGCTCTACCTGCTCATCAACCCCCGAATCAGGACCGTGTGA